Proteins encoded within one genomic window of Gloeobacter kilaueensis JS1:
- a CDS encoding GNAT family N-acetyltransferase yields the protein MSFWKRLFTGSDSASVSETYNNIFFTSDREIDLYALEELCDAVGWSRRPLRKVKKAIDHSFCVISMYEQRGEFKQLIGFARATSDHAFNATIWDVVVHPEYQGKGLGRALMDRIIAELRAADISNITLFADPHVVDFYRRLGFIPDPEGIRGMFWYPD from the coding sequence ATGAGTTTCTGGAAACGCCTGTTTACCGGTTCCGACAGCGCCAGCGTCAGCGAAACCTACAACAACATTTTCTTCACGAGCGATCGCGAGATCGACCTGTACGCGCTCGAAGAATTGTGCGATGCGGTTGGCTGGTCGCGCCGTCCCCTGCGCAAGGTCAAAAAAGCGATCGACCACAGCTTCTGTGTGATCTCGATGTACGAGCAGCGGGGTGAATTCAAGCAGCTGATCGGTTTTGCCCGCGCCACCTCCGACCACGCCTTCAACGCGACGATCTGGGATGTGGTGGTGCATCCGGAGTACCAGGGCAAGGGGCTGGGACGCGCCCTGATGGACCGGATTATCGCTGAGCTGCGCGCCGCCGACATCAGCAACATTACCCTCTTCGCCGATCCCCACGTCGTCGATTTTTATCGCCGCCTCGGCTTCATCCCCGATCCCGAGGGTATCCGGGGCATGTTCTGGTATCCAGATTAG
- a CDS encoding alkaline phosphatase family protein: protein MTRTLAIGMDGATFTILDQMVEELPGLGLAMPFMKKIFEGGARSRLLSTPNPLTPPAWVSFMTGRTPGNHGVYDFIRMEEKGDDVFYTLYDARDVQTEMIWSIATRSGKKVVALNYPFTAPPRPNTGSLVPGFTHWKHLRRSTSPPELYERLKEMPDFSPKNLAWDFEHEKQIMEALGQGELADWIRYHIRRDEHWLAVAEKLLVEDQPDLMAVLFDGTDKLQHQIYYYLDPNLTPEEPSDAYLELRALSFEYFRKLDSWIERLVELAGPDTQVFLNSDHGFTASFEVVRINAYLADRGYLVLKAGDGLEDGRPTSTWFANVDFTKTRAYCPTPSSNGIVIRVASKPGEPGIAPEEYEAFRDQLIADLYDLRDAVTGEQIIKAVRKREEIYNGPALADAPDLTLTLRDHGFVSIRDVRPVVEKRPEPLGTHHPEGVFLAYGPGIRPGYLGPLHQIADVPATLLYSLGLPIPDNFEGKVAQDFFNDEYLMVNPVRTGSAALTGKGASEENAMDEAEKAKLLEQLQMLGYVE, encoded by the coding sequence ATGACAAGAACACTCGCGATCGGCATGGATGGTGCCACCTTCACGATCCTCGATCAGATGGTCGAGGAATTGCCGGGCCTCGGCCTCGCCATGCCCTTCATGAAAAAGATCTTCGAGGGGGGCGCTCGCTCGCGGCTGCTCTCGACGCCCAACCCGCTCACACCGCCCGCCTGGGTGTCGTTTATGACCGGTCGCACCCCCGGCAACCACGGCGTCTACGACTTTATCCGCATGGAAGAAAAGGGCGACGACGTTTTCTATACGCTCTACGACGCCCGCGATGTCCAGACCGAGATGATCTGGTCGATCGCCACGCGCTCGGGCAAAAAAGTGGTCGCCCTCAACTATCCGTTTACGGCTCCGCCCCGGCCCAACACCGGCTCGCTGGTGCCCGGTTTTACCCACTGGAAGCACCTGCGCCGCAGCACCTCGCCGCCCGAACTCTACGAGCGCCTCAAGGAGATGCCCGACTTCAGCCCCAAGAACCTCGCCTGGGACTTCGAGCACGAAAAGCAGATCATGGAAGCGCTGGGCCAGGGTGAGCTGGCAGACTGGATTCGCTATCACATCCGCCGCGACGAGCACTGGCTGGCGGTCGCCGAAAAGCTCTTGGTCGAGGACCAGCCGGATCTGATGGCGGTGCTCTTCGACGGCACCGACAAGCTCCAGCACCAGATCTACTACTACCTCGATCCGAACCTCACCCCCGAGGAGCCGAGCGACGCCTACCTCGAACTGCGCGCCCTCTCCTTCGAGTACTTCCGCAAGTTAGATAGCTGGATCGAAAGGCTGGTCGAGCTGGCCGGTCCCGACACCCAGGTGTTTCTCAACTCCGATCACGGCTTTACCGCCTCCTTCGAGGTGGTGCGCATCAACGCCTACTTGGCCGATCGGGGCTACCTGGTGCTCAAGGCGGGCGACGGCCTGGAGGATGGCCGTCCGACTTCGACCTGGTTTGCCAACGTCGATTTTACGAAGACCCGCGCCTACTGCCCGACGCCCTCCAGCAACGGCATCGTCATCCGCGTCGCGAGCAAGCCCGGTGAGCCGGGGATCGCTCCGGAGGAATACGAAGCGTTCCGCGATCAGCTGATCGCCGATCTCTACGACTTGCGCGATGCGGTTACGGGCGAGCAAATTATCAAGGCGGTGCGCAAGCGCGAGGAGATCTACAACGGTCCCGCCCTGGCCGACGCGCCGGATCTGACCCTCACCCTGCGCGATCACGGCTTCGTGTCGATCCGCGACGTGCGCCCGGTGGTCGAAAAGCGGCCCGAACCGCTCGGCACCCACCACCCCGAAGGCGTCTTTCTCGCCTACGGTCCCGGCATCCGGCCCGGTTATCTGGGTCCGCTCCACCAGATCGCCGATGTGCCCGCCACTCTGCTCTACAGCCTCGGCCTGCCCATCCCCGACAACTTCGAGGGCAAAGTCGCCCAGGACTTCTTCAACGACGAGTACCTGATGGTCAACCCGGTGCGCACCGGCTCGGCGGCGCTCACCGGCAAGGGGGCGAGCGAGGAGAACGCGATGGACGAAGCGGAGAAGGCAAAGCTGCTCGAACAGTTGCAGATGCTAGGCTACGTGGAGTAA
- a CDS encoding helix-turn-helix domain-containing protein: MNTQPPHKSQAILAELVSKAGYRSVTGFCRAAGIGRSTARRLQQGQITAIRLESLQRIAGVLALDLPALIEQFLPTGRGAATDWRFEYERLREQTKSREAQWREAWDLNFYRSVELLLLQLPTIRRAADERSDLTARSVLDLLLPFDEFVAEAGFEPVGAPGEVIRFDPQQHQGAGLAPGTAARIKTVGYRYRGQLLTRARVVAL, encoded by the coding sequence TTGAACACACAGCCGCCGCACAAAAGCCAGGCCATCCTGGCAGAGCTGGTATCGAAGGCAGGTTACAGGAGTGTCACGGGTTTTTGTCGGGCAGCGGGAATTGGCCGTTCCACGGCCCGGCGGCTGCAGCAGGGACAGATTACAGCGATCCGGCTGGAGAGCCTGCAGCGGATTGCAGGAGTACTGGCCCTCGATCTGCCCGCCCTCATCGAGCAGTTTCTGCCCACCGGCAGGGGTGCGGCCACCGACTGGCGCTTCGAGTACGAGCGCCTGCGGGAGCAGACCAAATCCAGAGAAGCCCAGTGGCGCGAGGCGTGGGATCTGAACTTTTATCGCAGCGTCGAACTGTTGCTGCTGCAGTTGCCGACGATCAGGCGCGCAGCGGACGAGCGGTCAGATCTTACGGCGCGCTCGGTACTCGACTTATTGTTGCCCTTCGATGAATTTGTAGCCGAGGCCGGTTTTGAGCCGGTCGGCGCGCCCGGAGAAGTTATCCGCTTCGATCCGCAACAGCACCAGGGAGCGGGGCTGGCTCCCGGTACTGCGGCGCGCATCAAGACCGTCGGCTACCGCTATCGGGGCCAGTTGCTCACTCGCGCCAGGGTGGTGGCGCTCTAA
- a CDS encoding DUF2294 domain-containing protein codes for MDRRRQIEVDVAGAMVRILKEMTGRGPTEAVAHVFQDMVIVRLKGTLTREEQFLARELEGRRLLKQVRAYLREQFSLQMQQSIENITGARVTSSHHDISTRTGEAIEVFILDRVLAEEMPPPAADSEKF; via the coding sequence TTGGACCGCCGCAGACAGATCGAAGTCGATGTGGCGGGGGCGATGGTCCGCATCCTCAAGGAGATGACGGGCCGGGGACCGACCGAGGCGGTCGCCCACGTCTTTCAGGACATGGTGATCGTGCGCCTCAAGGGCACCCTCACCCGCGAGGAGCAGTTCCTCGCCCGCGAGTTGGAGGGGCGGCGGCTGCTCAAGCAGGTGCGCGCTTACCTGCGCGAGCAGTTCAGCCTCCAGATGCAGCAGTCGATCGAGAATATCACCGGCGCACGGGTGACCAGTTCCCACCACGACATCAGCACCCGCACCGGCGAGGCGATCGAAGTTTTTATTCTCGACCGCGTTTTAGCAGAGGAAATGCCCCCTCCGGCAGCAGATTCGGAGAAGTTTTAG
- a CDS encoding alpha-amylase family glycosyl hydrolase — protein MISQSQIPPDTDAAKAAAEQEEEFINLLQLSDIEFRGETIYFIVVDRFFNGDPGNDEGPDPSLYDPERRDWGKYWGGDLEGIIAKLDYLQKLGVTAIWVTPLFEQIEAMSWEAAPIHGYWTRDFKRINARWVSGPEEVRLFERNDTTFDRLIKALHERGMKLILDVVCNHSSPDAAGIKGQLFDDGKLIADFNDDKDFWYHHYGEVSDWNDEWQVQNCELAGLATFNENNIHYRNYIKGAIKLWLDKGVDALRVDTVKHMPIWFWQEFNSDIQAHKPDVFVFGEWIYSHPLSERSVEFANFSGMSMLDFGLCIAIRQALAQADPSGFHLIEDVFREDWRYRGATELVTFIDNHDMPRFQSLGADDETLRLAVDLIMLSRGIPCLYYGTEQYLHDDTDGGNDPYNRPMMALWDERTPLFRDLHRLSAVRRRNPAVKWGGQWTRYINPDIYAFVRKYRDARCFVALNRSIETVLVEDVLTELPDGTHRCVLSGEDYTIKAGRLEKLELAPRQVVVLSVTGKPVRGRQVARIQLNGIRTRPGEIVAIVGDCPELGNWDRDQAVALEYINENTWLGEVAIKQSADKIISYKYVVLREQGQPIYENRTSRRRFAPNGTIAKWRDIWEE, from the coding sequence ATGATTTCTCAATCCCAGATCCCACCGGACACTGACGCTGCGAAGGCAGCTGCCGAGCAGGAAGAAGAGTTCATCAATCTGCTGCAGCTGAGCGACATCGAGTTTCGGGGAGAGACGATTTACTTTATCGTGGTCGATCGCTTCTTCAACGGCGATCCGGGCAACGACGAGGGACCGGACCCGAGTTTGTACGACCCGGAGCGGCGGGACTGGGGAAAGTACTGGGGCGGCGATCTTGAGGGGATCATCGCCAAACTCGATTACCTGCAAAAGCTGGGTGTGACGGCGATCTGGGTGACGCCGCTGTTCGAGCAGATCGAGGCGATGTCGTGGGAGGCGGCTCCCATCCACGGCTACTGGACCCGCGACTTCAAGCGCATCAACGCCCGCTGGGTATCCGGTCCCGAGGAGGTGCGCCTCTTCGAGCGCAACGACACCACCTTCGATCGGCTGATTAAAGCGCTGCACGAGCGCGGGATGAAGCTCATCCTCGACGTTGTCTGCAACCACAGCTCCCCCGACGCCGCCGGGATCAAGGGCCAGTTGTTCGACGACGGCAAGCTGATCGCCGATTTTAACGACGACAAGGACTTCTGGTACCACCACTACGGCGAGGTGAGCGACTGGAACGACGAGTGGCAGGTCCAAAACTGTGAACTGGCGGGGCTGGCAACCTTCAACGAAAACAACATCCACTACCGCAACTACATCAAAGGGGCGATCAAGCTCTGGCTCGACAAGGGCGTGGACGCGCTGCGCGTCGATACGGTCAAGCACATGCCCATCTGGTTCTGGCAGGAGTTCAACTCCGACATCCAGGCCCACAAGCCGGATGTCTTTGTCTTTGGCGAGTGGATCTACTCGCATCCGCTGAGCGAGCGCTCGGTCGAATTTGCCAACTTCTCAGGCATGTCGATGCTCGATTTTGGCCTGTGCATCGCCATCCGCCAGGCTCTCGCCCAGGCTGACCCGAGCGGCTTTCATCTGATCGAGGACGTCTTTCGCGAGGACTGGCGCTACCGGGGGGCAACCGAGCTTGTCACCTTCATCGACAACCACGACATGCCCCGCTTCCAGTCGCTCGGCGCGGACGACGAGACGCTGCGCCTGGCGGTGGACCTGATCATGCTCAGCCGGGGCATTCCCTGCCTGTACTACGGCACCGAGCAGTACCTCCACGACGACACCGACGGCGGCAACGACCCGTATAACCGACCGATGATGGCGCTCTGGGACGAACGGACGCCGCTCTTCCGCGACCTGCACCGGCTCTCGGCGGTGCGGCGGCGCAACCCGGCGGTCAAGTGGGGCGGACAGTGGACGCGCTATATCAACCCGGACATCTACGCTTTTGTGCGCAAGTACCGCGACGCGCGCTGCTTCGTCGCCCTTAACCGCAGCATCGAGACGGTGCTCGTCGAGGATGTGCTCACCGAATTGCCGGACGGCACCCACCGCTGCGTGCTGAGCGGCGAGGACTACACGATCAAAGCAGGCCGCCTCGAAAAGCTGGAACTGGCCCCCCGGCAGGTCGTCGTCTTGAGCGTCACCGGCAAGCCGGTGCGTGGCCGCCAGGTGGCGCGTATCCAGCTCAACGGCATTCGCACGCGACCGGGAGAGATCGTAGCGATCGTCGGCGACTGTCCGGAACTCGGTAACTGGGACCGCGATCAGGCGGTGGCCCTCGAATACATCAACGAGAACACCTGGCTGGGCGAGGTTGCCATCAAACAGAGCGCCGACAAGATCATCTCCTACAAGTACGTCGTCCTGCGCGAGCAGGGCCAGCCCATCTACGAGAACCGCACCAGCCGCCGCCGCTTTGCGCCCAACGGCACGATCGCCAAGTGGCGCGACATCTGGGAGGAGTGA